The proteins below are encoded in one region of Zea mays cultivar B73 unplaced genomic scaffold, Zm-B73-REFERENCE-NAM-5.0 scaffold_562, whole genome shotgun sequence:
- the LOC118475685 gene encoding ATP synthase subunit alpha, mitochondrial, translating into MEFSPRAAELTTLLESRMINFYTNLKVDEIGRVVSVGDGIARVYGLNEIQAGEMVEFASGVKGIALNLENENVGIVVFGSDTAIKEGDLVKRTGSIVDVPAGKAMLGRVVDALGVPIDGKGALSDHERRRVEVKAPGIIERKSVHEPMQTGLKAVDSLVPIGRGQRELIIGDRQTGKTAIAIDTILNQKQMNSRGTNESETLYCVYVAIGQKRSTVAQLVQILSEANALEYSMLVAATASDPAPLQFLAPYSGCAMGEYFRDNGMHALIIYDDLSKQAVAYRQMSLLLRRPPGREAFPGDVFYLHSRLLERAAKRSDQTGAGSLTALPVIETQAGDVSAYIPTNVISITDGQICLETELFYRGIRPAINVGLSVSRVGSAAQLKAMKQVCGSSKLELAQYREVAAFAQFGSDLDAATQALLNRGARLTEVPKQPQYEPLPIEKQIVVIYAAVNGFCDRMPLDRISQYEKNILSTINPELLKSFLEKGGLTNERKMEPDASLKESALNL; encoded by the coding sequence ATGGAATTCTCACCAAGAGCTGCGGAACTCACGACTCTATTAGAAAGTAGAATGATCAACTTTTACACGAATTTGAAAGTGGATGAGATCGGTCGAGTGGTCTCAGTTGGAGATGGGATTGCACGAGTTTACGGATTGAACGAGATTCAAGCAGGAGAAATGGTGGAATTTGCCAGCGGTGTGAAAGGAATAGCCTTGAATCTTGAGAATGAGAATGTAGGTATTGTTGTCTTTGGTAGTGATACCGCTATTAAAGAAGGAGATCTTGTCAAGCGCACTGGATCTATTGTGGATGTTCCTGCGGGAAAGGCCATGTTAGGCCGTGTGGTCGACGCCTTGGGAGTACCTATTGATGGAAAAGGGGCTCTAAGCGATCACGAACGAAGACGTGTCGAAGTGAAAGCCCCAGGGATTATTGAACGTAAATCTGTCCACGAACCTATGCAAACAGGCTTAAAAGCAGTGGATAGCCTGGTTCCTATAGGCCGTGGTCAACGAGAACTTATAATCGGGGACAGACAAACTGGAAAAACAGCAATAGCTATCGATACTATATTAAACCAAAAGCAAATGAACTCAAGGGGCACAAATGAGAGTGAGACATTGTATTGTGTCTATGTTGCGATTGGACAAAAACGCTCGACTGTGGCACAATTAGTTCAAATTCTGTCAGAAGCGAATGCTTTGGAATATTCCATGCTTGTAGCAGCCACCGCTTCGGATCCAGCTCCTCTGCAATTTCTGGCCCCATATTCTGGGTGTGCCATGGGGGAATATTTCCGCGATAATGGAATGCATGCATTAATTATATATGATGATCTAAGTAAACAGGCGGTGGCATATCGACAAATGTCATTATTGTTACGCCGACCACCAGGCCGTGAGGCTTTCCCCGGGGATGTTTTCTATTTACATTCCCGTCTCTTAGAAAGAGCCGCTAAACGATCGGACCAGACAGGTGCAGGTAGCTTGACTGCGTTACCCGTGATTGAAACACAAGCTGGAGACGTATCGGCCTATATCCCCACCAATGTGATCTCCATTACAGATGGACAAATCTGTTTGGAAACAGAGCTCTTTTATCGCGGAATTAGACCAGCTATTAACGTTGGCTTATCCGTCAGTCGCGTCGGGTCCGCCGCTCAGTTGAAAGCTATGAAACAAGTCTGCGGTAGTTCAAAACTGGAATTGGCACAATATCGCGAAGTGGCCGCCTTCGCTCAATTTGGGTCAGACCTTGATGCTGCGACTCAGGCATTACTCAATAGAGGTGCAAGGCTTACAGAAGTGCCCAAACAACCACAATATGAGCCACTTCCAATTGAAAAACAAATTGTTGTTATTTATGCTGCTGTCAACGGCTTCTGTGATCGAATGCCACTAGACAGAATTTCTCAATATGAAAAAAACATTCTAAGTACTATTAATCCTGAATTACTAAAATCCTTCTTAGAAAAAGGTGGCTTAACTAACGAAAGAAAGATGGAACCTGATGCTTCTTTAAAAGAAAGCGCTTTAAATTTATGA